In Desulfovibrio sp. 86, the following proteins share a genomic window:
- the metE gene encoding 5-methyltetrahydropteroyltriglutamate--homocysteine S-methyltransferase translates to MRTHILGFPSMGRQRELKQALESFWRGDTFAQDLTGTAHQLQESHWAIQREAGLSYVTTGDFSLYDRMLDTSLMLGAVPARFAHCGKDALTRYFALARGDASRNIPAMEMTKWFDTNYHYLVPEIEADAVWTPGEHPVLEATRRAAAKGFTPKAAIIGPFTWLALAKGQNGADPWARLDEVLAAYTALLEQLAPLCQCIQIEEPVLCTELLPAPATARFAQTYATLNAATARAGSARLLLATYFGQLKNHLALAVNSGCAALHIDLVRGSGQLDAVLAALPDHMALSLGLVNGRNIWKTDYAQAASLMNRAVSALGADRVLLASSCSLLHSPVDLAEETDLPAHIKNRMAFAVQKCAELADLKAIAQGQGQGQGADILATNAAVLAEAQAHADTVLARVRERAAAVTPAMLARKSPFAARKQAQAWLRLPLLPTTTIGSFPQTDHIRKTRLAFKRGQMTQADYEAAIKAEIAACIKKQEELGLDVLVHGEAERNDMVEYFGQQLGGFCFTRNGWVQSYGSRCVKPPVIYGDVYRKAPMTVAWARYAQSLTQKPVKGMLTGPVTILCWSFVRDDLPRSEVCRQIALAIRDEVSDLEAAGIHIIQIDEAALREGMPLTAAEAAVYLQWAVDAFLLASTGVEDRTQMHTHMCYSEFNAILPAIARMDADVISIESSRSGMELLDAFTRFHYVGEVGPGVYDIHSPRIPTADEMVRLLHLALQHIDKSQLWVNPDCGLKTRRWEEAYPALENMVAAALRVRVELSA, encoded by the coding sequence ATGCGTACCCACATTCTCGGCTTTCCCTCCATGGGCAGGCAGCGCGAGCTGAAACAGGCTCTCGAATCTTTTTGGCGTGGCGACACTTTTGCCCAGGATCTCACCGGCACAGCGCACCAGCTTCAGGAAAGCCATTGGGCCATCCAGCGCGAGGCCGGCTTGAGCTACGTGACTACGGGCGATTTTTCCCTCTATGACCGCATGCTGGACACAAGCCTCATGCTTGGGGCCGTGCCCGCCCGCTTTGCCCACTGCGGCAAGGACGCCCTGACGCGCTATTTCGCTCTGGCGCGCGGCGACGCCTCACGCAACATTCCGGCCATGGAGATGACCAAGTGGTTTGACACCAACTACCACTATCTTGTGCCGGAAATCGAAGCCGACGCCGTCTGGACGCCCGGTGAACACCCCGTGCTGGAAGCCACCCGGCGCGCCGCCGCCAAGGGCTTCACGCCCAAGGCCGCCATCATCGGCCCCTTCACCTGGCTGGCCCTGGCCAAGGGCCAGAACGGCGCTGATCCGTGGGCGCGGCTGGACGAGGTGCTGGCAGCCTACACGGCGCTGCTGGAACAGCTGGCTCCGCTCTGCCAGTGCATTCAGATTGAAGAACCCGTGCTCTGCACCGAACTGCTGCCCGCCCCTGCCACCGCGCGCTTTGCCCAAACATACGCCACGCTCAATGCGGCGACGGCCCGCGCCGGATCAGCCAGACTTTTGCTGGCGACCTACTTCGGCCAGCTGAAAAATCACCTTGCTCTGGCCGTAAACAGCGGCTGCGCGGCCCTGCATATCGACCTTGTGCGCGGCTCCGGCCAACTGGACGCCGTGCTCGCCGCCCTGCCCGATCACATGGCCCTGTCCCTCGGACTGGTCAACGGACGCAATATCTGGAAGACCGACTACGCGCAGGCCGCCAGCCTCATGAACCGCGCCGTGAGCGCCCTTGGCGCTGACCGTGTGCTTCTGGCCTCTTCCTGCTCGCTTTTGCACAGCCCCGTGGATCTCGCGGAAGAAACCGACCTGCCTGCCCACATCAAGAACCGCATGGCCTTTGCCGTGCAGAAATGCGCTGAACTGGCCGACCTCAAGGCCATTGCCCAGGGCCAGGGCCAGGGCCAGGGCGCGGACATTCTGGCAACCAACGCCGCTGTGCTGGCCGAGGCCCAGGCCCATGCCGACACAGTGCTGGCACGGGTGCGCGAGCGCGCCGCCGCAGTGACCCCGGCCATGCTGGCCCGCAAATCCCCCTTCGCCGCGCGCAAGCAGGCTCAGGCCTGGCTGCGTCTGCCGCTTCTGCCCACCACCACCATCGGTTCTTTCCCGCAGACAGACCATATCCGCAAGACGCGGCTGGCCTTCAAGCGCGGTCAAATGACCCAGGCCGACTACGAAGCCGCCATCAAGGCCGAGATCGCCGCCTGCATCAAAAAGCAGGAGGAGCTTGGTCTGGACGTTCTCGTGCACGGCGAGGCCGAGCGCAACGATATGGTGGAGTATTTTGGGCAGCAGCTTGGCGGCTTCTGCTTTACGCGCAACGGCTGGGTGCAGAGCTATGGCAGCCGCTGCGTTAAGCCGCCCGTCATCTATGGCGACGTGTACCGCAAGGCCCCCATGACCGTGGCCTGGGCGCGCTATGCCCAGTCCCTGACGCAAAAGCCCGTCAAGGGCATGCTCACCGGGCCCGTGACCATCCTCTGCTGGAGCTTTGTGCGCGACGACCTGCCGCGCAGCGAGGTCTGCCGCCAGATCGCCCTGGCCATCCGCGACGAGGTGAGCGACCTTGAGGCGGCGGGCATACACATCATCCAGATAGACGAGGCCGCCCTGCGCGAGGGCATGCCCCTCACAGCCGCCGAGGCCGCCGTGTACCTGCAATGGGCGGTGGACGCCTTTCTTCTGGCGTCCACAGGCGTTGAAGACCGCACACAGATGCACACCCACATGTGCTACAGCGAGTTCAACGCCATCCTGCCCGCCATCGCGCGCATGGACGCCGACGTCATCAGCATCGAATCCAGCCGCAGCGGCATGGAACTGCTGGACGCCTTCACCCGCTTTCACTATGTGGGCGAGGTCGGCCCCGGCGTGTATGATATCCACAGCCCGCGCATTCCCACGGCGGACGAAATGGTGCGCCTGCTGCACCTGGCGCTGCAGCACATCGACAAAAGCCAGCTTTGGGTCAACCCCGACTGCGGCCTCAAGACGCGGCGCTGGGAAGAGGCGTATCCGGCCCTGGAAAATATGGTGGCCGCCGCCCTGCGGGTGCGGGTGGAGTTGTCTGCCTAG
- a CDS encoding AbrB family transcriptional regulator, whose translation MTTLITLFAVGLTGGLVFDYFDLPGGPMTGAMVAVVIFKSFGAVSTPYMPHWIRYVVYGCVGVIVGNMYSPGMLSVVRETWPIMLLSTFIILAAGLGCSWISMRFGGMSAEGAYLATSPGGFNAIMALAGDAGREAPMIMVYHLVRIYAIVLLSPFIAKLLVLMARL comes from the coding sequence ATGACGACCCTGATCACACTTTTTGCCGTGGGCCTCACCGGAGGCCTGGTTTTTGACTACTTTGACCTGCCTGGGGGCCCCATGACCGGGGCCATGGTGGCGGTGGTCATCTTTAAAAGCTTCGGCGCCGTCAGCACGCCGTACATGCCGCATTGGATCAGGTATGTGGTGTACGGCTGCGTAGGCGTGATCGTTGGCAATATGTACAGCCCCGGCATGCTGAGCGTTGTGCGTGAAACGTGGCCCATCATGCTGCTCTCAACCTTTATCATTCTTGCCGCCGGTCTCGGCTGCTCCTGGATAAGCATGCGCTTTGGCGGCATGAGCGCCGAGGGCGCCTACCTTGCCACCAGCCCCGGCGGCTTCAACGCCATCATGGCCCTGGCCGGAGATGCGGGACGCGAAGCGCCTATGATTATGGTGTACCACCTGGTGCGCATCTATGCCATTGTGCTGCTGTCGCCGTTCATAGCCAAGCTGCTGGTCCTTATGGCCAGGCTGTGA
- a CDS encoding NAD(P)(+) transhydrogenase (Re/Si-specific) subunit beta: MNALTYNIIAGLLVASVLFGLRLMNKVPTAVRGNLFCASAMGLAILVTMFKDGSMTSPTLWLAIAVGMTLGLTLSNKVKMIQMPQMVAFLHGIGGGAAAIVSFLVLTDTGAPTAFERGSACLAMAMGMTTITGSFVAAGKLHQILPQKPIILPEHTRIILSILGVMGFSVLMGTVFPHFLFGFFIFMMLLSGTAFGIGFTIRVGGADMPITISLLNSMGGVCAAIAGFAVSDPLLVAIGGIIGSSGFLLTRIMCKAMNRKLLSILLGESSVVTPAGKAAPKAAAAAAPAPVKSTEAEVAKLVQNAKNVIIVPGYGMALAQAQYKVKQLADLLESKGAKVSYGIHPVAGRMPGHMNVLLAEANVDYENLLEMDTVNPMFADADLVVIVGANDVVNPAANSAEGTPIYGMPILDAEKARNIIICNYDSKPGYAGVPNPLYERAGVHLMLGDAAKTFDTLLHYAQGNAPAEQSAAPSGGDSKEAAAAKLVHNAKSVIIVPGYGMALAQAQHKVKQLADTLEAKGVKVSYGIHPVAGRMPGHMNVLLAEANVDYEDLLEMDTVNPMFAETDLVVVIGANDVVNPAANTAEGTPIYGMPILKAEEAKGIIICNYDDKPGYAGVPNPLYTREGVILMTGDAAKTVDRLVSFAQGESPAAAAPSSGDSKEAAAAKLVQNAKNVVIVPGYGMALAQAQYKVKQLADLLESKGAKVSYGIHPVAGRMPGHMNVLLAEANVDYEHLLEMDTVNPMFAESDLVVIVGANDVVNPAANSAEGTPIYGMPILKAEEARNIIICNYDDKPGYAGVPNPLYTRDGVILMTGDASKSFDKLLAYAQGESPAGAAPAAPEVGGDQVDKVLRDAKSVVIVPGYGMALAQAQHKVKQLADLLESRGVKVSYGIHPVAGRMPGHMNVLLAEANVDYEDLLEMDVVNPMFAEADLAIVIGANDVVNPAANTAEGTPIYGMPILKAGEAKNVIICNYDDKPGYAGVDNTLYGKPGVIMMLGDASATMDKLISLLQK; encoded by the coding sequence ATGAATGCACTAACCTACAACATAATTGCCGGACTTCTTGTGGCGTCTGTACTCTTTGGTCTACGCCTCATGAACAAGGTTCCCACTGCGGTCAGGGGCAATCTTTTTTGCGCCTCGGCCATGGGCCTCGCCATTCTTGTGACCATGTTCAAGGACGGCTCCATGACGTCTCCCACGCTGTGGCTGGCCATTGCCGTGGGCATGACGCTGGGGCTTACCCTGTCCAATAAGGTCAAGATGATCCAGATGCCGCAGATGGTCGCCTTTCTGCACGGCATCGGCGGCGGCGCGGCTGCCATTGTGAGCTTTCTTGTCCTGACGGACACGGGCGCGCCCACGGCCTTTGAGCGCGGCAGCGCCTGCCTGGCCATGGCCATGGGCATGACCACCATCACAGGCTCCTTTGTGGCCGCAGGCAAACTGCACCAGATACTGCCGCAAAAACCCATTATCCTGCCCGAACACACCAGAATCATTCTGTCCATTCTGGGCGTTATGGGCTTTTCCGTGCTTATGGGCACGGTGTTTCCGCACTTTTTGTTCGGCTTTTTCATCTTCATGATGCTTTTGTCGGGCACGGCCTTCGGCATCGGGTTCACCATCCGCGTGGGCGGAGCCGACATGCCCATCACCATCTCGCTGCTGAACTCCATGGGCGGCGTCTGCGCCGCCATTGCGGGTTTTGCGGTGAGCGATCCCCTGCTGGTGGCCATCGGCGGCATCATCGGCTCTTCGGGCTTTTTGCTGACGCGCATCATGTGCAAGGCCATGAACAGAAAGCTGCTGTCCATCCTGCTTGGCGAGTCCTCTGTGGTCACGCCCGCTGGCAAGGCCGCGCCCAAGGCTGCCGCTGCCGCTGCTCCGGCCCCTGTCAAATCCACTGAGGCCGAAGTGGCCAAGCTGGTGCAAAACGCCAAAAACGTGATCATCGTGCCAGGCTACGGCATGGCCCTTGCCCAGGCCCAGTACAAGGTCAAGCAGCTTGCCGACCTTCTGGAAAGCAAGGGGGCCAAGGTGAGCTACGGCATCCATCCCGTGGCGGGGCGCATGCCCGGCCATATGAACGTGCTGCTGGCCGAAGCCAATGTGGATTACGAAAATCTGCTTGAAATGGACACGGTCAACCCGATGTTCGCCGATGCCGACCTTGTGGTCATCGTTGGGGCCAACGACGTGGTGAACCCTGCGGCCAACAGCGCGGAAGGCACGCCCATCTACGGCATGCCCATCCTTGATGCCGAAAAGGCCAGGAACATCATCATCTGCAACTATGACAGCAAGCCGGGCTACGCTGGCGTGCCCAACCCCCTGTATGAGCGCGCTGGCGTGCATCTCATGCTGGGCGACGCGGCCAAGACCTTTGATACCCTGCTGCACTACGCCCAGGGCAATGCCCCGGCCGAGCAAAGCGCCGCCCCATCCGGTGGCGACAGCAAGGAAGCCGCAGCCGCCAAGCTGGTGCACAACGCCAAGAGCGTGATTATCGTGCCCGGCTACGGCATGGCCCTTGCCCAGGCCCAGCACAAGGTCAAACAGCTTGCGGACACGCTGGAAGCCAAGGGCGTCAAGGTGAGCTACGGCATCCATCCCGTGGCGGGGCGCATGCCCGGCCACATGAACGTGCTGCTGGCCGAAGCCAATGTGGATTACGAAGACCTGCTCGAAATGGATACCGTGAACCCGATGTTCGCGGAGACCGATCTTGTGGTGGTCATCGGAGCCAACGACGTGGTGAATCCGGCGGCCAACACGGCCGAAGGCACGCCCATCTATGGCATGCCCATCCTCAAGGCCGAAGAAGCCAAGGGCATCATTATCTGCAACTATGACGACAAGCCTGGCTACGCTGGCGTGCCCAACCCCCTGTATACCCGCGAGGGCGTGATCCTCATGACGGGCGACGCGGCCAAGACCGTGGACCGTCTGGTGAGCTTCGCCCAGGGTGAAAGCCCCGCCGCAGCCGCCCCATCCAGCGGCGACAGCAAGGAAGCCGCAGCCGCCAAACTGGTGCAGAACGCCAAAAACGTGGTCATCGTGCCCGGCTACGGCATGGCCCTTGCCCAGGCCCAGTACAAGGTCAAACAGCTTGCCGACCTGCTGGAAAGCAAGGGAGCCAAGGTGAGCTACGGCATCCATCCCGTGGCGGGGCGCATGCCCGGCCATATGAACGTGCTGCTGGCCGAAGCCAATGTGGATTACGAACACCTGCTTGAAATGGACACCGTCAACCCGATGTTTGCGGAATCCGATCTTGTGGTCATCGTTGGGGCCAACGACGTGGTGAACCCGGCGGCCAACAGCGCGGAAGGCACTCCCATTTACGGCATGCCCATCCTCAAGGCCGAAGAAGCCAGGAACATCATCATCTGCAACTACGACGACAAGCCCGGCTACGCCGGTGTGCCCAACCCCCTGTATACCCGCGATGGGGTAATCCTCATGACGGGCGACGCCTCCAAGAGCTTTGACAAGCTGCTGGCCTACGCGCAGGGCGAAAGCCCGGCGGGGGCCGCTCCTGCCGCTCCCGAAGTTGGCGGAGATCAGGTGGACAAGGTGCTCAGGGACGCCAAAAGCGTCGTTATCGTCCCCGGTTATGGCATGGCGCTGGCTCAGGCCCAGCACAAGGTCAAACAGCTTGCCGACCTGCTGGAATCCAGGGGCGTCAAGGTGAGCTATGGCATCCATCCCGTGGCGGGGCGCATGCCCGGCCACATGAACGTGCTGCTTGCCGAAGCCAACGTGGATTACGAAGACCTGCTTGAAATGGACGTCGTGAACCCGATGTTCGCCGAGGCCGATCTGGCCATCGTCATCGGGGCCAACGACGTGGTGAACCCTGCGGCCAACACGGCCGAAGGCACGCCCATTTACGGCATGCCCATCCTCAAGGCTGGCGAGGCCAAGAACGTCATCATCTGCAACTATGACGACAAGCCCGGCTACGCCGGAGTGGACAACACCCTGTACGGCAAGCCCGGCGTCATCATGATGCTTGGCGATGCCTCTGCCACTATGGACAAGCTCATAAGCTTACTCCAGAAGTAG
- a CDS encoding NAD(P) transhydrogenase subunit alpha: protein MTPITLLAVFVAATLLGYKIISHVPSLLHTPLMSAMNALSGVIILGAVTATYLAGSVFFTILGAISVAMAIVNVFGGFDITHKMLRMVAGKKK from the coding sequence ATGACCCCAATTACCCTGCTGGCAGTGTTCGTTGCCGCGACGCTGCTTGGCTACAAGATCATCAGCCATGTGCCGAGCCTGCTGCACACCCCCCTGATGTCGGCCATGAATGCCCTTTCGGGCGTCATCATTCTTGGTGCAGTGACGGCGACCTATCTTGCGGGCTCCGTCTTTTTCACCATACTGGGCGCCATTTCCGTCGCCATGGCCATTGTGAACGTTTTCGGCGGGTTTGACATTACTCACAAAATGCTTCGAATGGTCGCCGGGAAAAAGAAGTAA
- a CDS encoding NAD(P) transhydrogenase subunit alpha, protein MKFQGMTIGVPTEIMHGERRVSATPDTVKKMVAEGATVLVEKGAGDGAFFADAAYVEAGGKIVEDVQEIFAKSDVILKVKEPLFNKKVNKHEAEMVRDGQYLITFLHPAAPVNHEMMKKLAATGVIGITLDGIPRISRAQGMDALTSMSTVAGYKGVLMAANRLSKFMPMVGTAVGVIKPANVLVIGTGVAGLQAVATAKRLGAVVTAVDIRPDAREQSMSLGAKSFDVGVPAEVAIGEGGYAQRLSDEWLHKEREALKPLVKDADIIILCALIPGKLAPILITADMVASMAPGSSIVDISIDQGGNCELTDAGEVVVKHGVTIDGTKNIPGMMPTSSTWMFANNVFQLLSFLAKDGKIVLDRTDPIIESTLTTIDKQIVHRGAREAMGL, encoded by the coding sequence ATGAAGTTTCAGGGTATGACTATCGGTGTGCCGACGGAAATTATGCACGGCGAACGCCGCGTGTCCGCAACTCCTGATACCGTCAAGAAGATGGTTGCCGAAGGCGCCACGGTTCTGGTCGAGAAGGGCGCGGGCGACGGCGCGTTCTTCGCCGACGCCGCCTATGTTGAAGCTGGCGGCAAGATCGTGGAAGACGTTCAGGAAATCTTTGCCAAGTCCGATGTGATCCTGAAGGTCAAGGAACCCCTGTTCAACAAAAAGGTGAACAAGCACGAAGCGGAAATGGTGCGTGACGGCCAGTACCTGATCACGTTCCTGCATCCCGCCGCGCCGGTGAACCATGAAATGATGAAGAAGCTGGCGGCCACGGGCGTGATCGGCATCACGCTTGACGGCATTCCGCGTATTTCGCGCGCCCAGGGCATGGACGCCCTGACCTCCATGAGCACCGTGGCCGGCTACAAGGGCGTGCTCATGGCCGCCAACCGTCTGTCCAAGTTCATGCCCATGGTGGGCACGGCCGTGGGCGTTATCAAACCCGCCAACGTGCTGGTCATCGGCACGGGCGTGGCCGGCCTTCAGGCCGTTGCCACCGCCAAGCGCCTTGGCGCTGTGGTCACCGCCGTGGACATCCGTCCCGACGCGCGCGAGCAGTCCATGAGCCTTGGCGCCAAGAGCTTTGACGTGGGCGTGCCCGCCGAAGTGGCCATTGGCGAGGGCGGCTATGCCCAGCGCCTGAGCGACGAATGGCTGCACAAGGAACGTGAAGCCCTGAAGCCCCTGGTGAAGGATGCGGACATCATCATCCTGTGCGCCCTGATCCCCGGCAAGCTGGCCCCCATCCTGATCACCGCAGACATGGTCGCCTCTATGGCTCCCGGCTCCAGCATCGTTGACATCTCCATCGACCAGGGCGGCAACTGCGAGCTGACCGACGCCGGTGAAGTGGTGGTCAAGCACGGCGTGACCATTGACGGCACCAAGAACATCCCCGGCATGATGCCCACGAGCTCCACCTGGATGTTCGCCAACAACGTGTTCCAGCTGCTTTCCTTCCTGGCCAAGGACGGCAAGATTGTGCTGGACAGAACCGACCCCATCATCGAATCCACGCTGACCACCATTGACAAGCAGATTGTCCACCGTGGCGCGCGTGAGGCCATGGGCTTATAG
- a CDS encoding amino acid permease, whose product MSSENKSVTGETLTRGLESRHIQLIAIGGAIGVGLFLGSSTAIRTAGPGLLLSYLIGAAVIFFVMRALGEVAVAYPVSGSFSAYANMFMGPRMGYITGWTYWFMWIITGMAEITAVGVYCTFWWPDLPQWIPALMALVAMTTVNLISVKLFGEFEFWFALIKVVVIIAMIAIGLGIILFGIGHGGVPTGITNLYALEGGFLPNGMTGVFMALSMVMFAFLGIELIGVTAGEARNPEKSIPSAINKVLWRILVFYIGALFVIMSIFPWNEIGVHGSPFVLTFKNIGIAAAAGIINFVVATAALSSCNSGIYSNGRMLYNLALQKRAPQYFGQTSKANVPARGILVSSCIMLIGVFLNYIVPEEVFIIVTSIATFAAVWIWGTIIIVQMKSRVSKSPEEVSKIAYKMPWYPYSNYFALIGLVFVAVILSIGESTRIAMIVGPLWIIGINVVYNLLGWNKKDAQ is encoded by the coding sequence ATGTCGAGCGAAAACAAAAGTGTAACTGGTGAAACTCTAACCCGTGGGTTGGAGTCAAGACATATTCAGCTCATCGCCATCGGCGGAGCCATCGGCGTCGGCCTGTTCCTGGGCTCAAGCACGGCCATCAGAACAGCCGGGCCGGGCCTGTTGCTGTCATACCTCATCGGCGCGGCCGTCATCTTTTTTGTGATGCGCGCCCTCGGTGAAGTTGCTGTGGCCTATCCTGTGTCCGGATCGTTCAGCGCTTACGCCAACATGTTCATGGGCCCGCGCATGGGCTACATAACCGGCTGGACCTACTGGTTCATGTGGATCATCACAGGCATGGCCGAAATCACGGCAGTGGGCGTGTACTGCACCTTCTGGTGGCCGGACCTGCCACAATGGATTCCGGCTCTGATGGCGCTGGTGGCCATGACAACCGTCAATCTCATTTCCGTAAAACTTTTCGGCGAATTCGAATTCTGGTTCGCGCTCATCAAGGTTGTGGTCATTATAGCCATGATCGCCATCGGTCTTGGCATTATCCTGTTCGGCATCGGCCATGGCGGCGTGCCCACGGGCATCACCAACCTCTACGCCCTTGAAGGCGGATTCTTGCCCAACGGCATGACGGGCGTCTTTATGGCGCTGTCAATGGTCATGTTCGCCTTCCTGGGCATTGAGCTCATCGGCGTCACCGCCGGTGAAGCCCGCAACCCCGAAAAATCCATCCCCTCAGCCATCAACAAGGTGCTGTGGCGAATCCTCGTGTTCTATATCGGCGCGCTGTTCGTCATCATGAGCATCTTCCCCTGGAATGAAATCGGCGTGCACGGCAGCCCCTTTGTGCTGACCTTCAAGAACATCGGCATCGCTGCGGCCGCGGGCATCATCAACTTCGTGGTGGCCACCGCCGCCCTGTCTTCCTGCAACAGCGGCATCTACAGCAACGGGCGCATGCTGTACAACCTGGCACTGCAAAAACGCGCTCCTCAGTACTTCGGCCAGACCAGCAAGGCCAACGTGCCCGCGCGCGGCATCCTGGTGTCTTCGTGCATCATGCTTATCGGCGTGTTTCTCAACTATATCGTGCCTGAAGAAGTCTTTATCATCGTGACCAGCATCGCCACCTTCGCGGCCGTGTGGATATGGGGAACCATCATCATCGTTCAGATGAAGTCCCGTGTCAGCAAGTCGCCGGAAGAGGTGAGCAAAATCGCGTACAAAATGCCCTGGTACCCCTATTCCAACTATTTTGCCTTGATTGGGCTGGTGTTCGTGGCCGTGATTCTCTCCATTGGCGAGTCCACACGTATAGCCATGATTGTCGGGCCGCTCTGGATTATCGGCATCAACGTTGTGTACAACCTGCTTGGTTGGAACAAGAAAGACGCCCAGTAA
- the alr gene encoding alanine racemase, whose protein sequence is MVSFDRPVWAEISLSSLRHNMRQIRSLLKPGVRFCPIIKADGYGHGAVPLAHEAVALGADYLGVAILDEAAALRAAGITVPILILGYTPPQAASFVVSNHITQTIFSKEQADALSAAAAGLGMSVKVHVKVDTGMTRIGVRPEEAAAFCSYVSSLGNIALEGMFTHFASSDSADRSYCLKQFERFQAAMAAVEASGIRLAIRHCANSAAILSMPEAQLDMVRAGIILYGLKPSDECPIPIELRPAMRLKARLAMVKQVPPGVGVSYGSIFHTQKDSILATIPIGYADGYTRMLSKKAEVVVRGERAPVVGRICMDQCMADVSHIPDVRAGDEVLLFGSPELPADEIAAHLGTINYEVVCMVGKRVPRVYVE, encoded by the coding sequence GTGGTCAGTTTTGACAGACCGGTGTGGGCGGAAATAAGCCTTTCTTCATTGCGGCATAACATGCGCCAGATCAGGTCGCTGCTTAAGCCCGGAGTGCGTTTTTGCCCCATCATCAAAGCAGACGGGTACGGACACGGAGCAGTGCCGCTTGCCCATGAAGCCGTGGCCCTGGGCGCGGACTATCTTGGCGTGGCCATTCTGGACGAGGCAGCCGCACTACGCGCCGCCGGCATTACCGTGCCCATTCTCATACTTGGTTATACGCCGCCGCAGGCGGCGTCTTTTGTGGTGAGCAACCACATTACCCAGACCATTTTCAGCAAGGAACAGGCGGACGCCCTGTCAGCGGCTGCGGCCGGGCTCGGCATGTCCGTCAAGGTGCATGTCAAGGTTGACACGGGCATGACGCGCATCGGCGTGCGCCCGGAAGAGGCGGCGGCATTCTGCTCCTACGTGTCCAGCCTTGGCAATATTGCGCTTGAAGGCATGTTTACCCACTTCGCCAGTTCGGACAGCGCCGACCGCTCTTACTGCCTCAAGCAGTTTGAGCGTTTTCAGGCCGCCATGGCGGCTGTGGAGGCATCCGGCATACGCCTTGCCATCCGGCATTGCGCCAACAGCGCCGCCATACTTTCCATGCCCGAGGCCCAGCTCGATATGGTCAGGGCGGGCATCATCCTTTACGGACTCAAGCCCTCGGACGAATGCCCCATCCCCATTGAACTGCGCCCGGCCATGCGCCTCAAGGCGCGGCTGGCCATGGTCAAGCAGGTTCCGCCCGGCGTGGGCGTGAGTTATGGCAGCATTTTTCATACGCAGAAAGACAGTATTCTCGCCACCATACCCATTGGCTACGCTGACGGCTACACGCGCATGCTCAGCAAAAAGGCCGAAGTTGTCGTGCGTGGCGAGCGCGCGCCCGTGGTCGGCCGCATCTGCATGGATCAGTGCATGGCCGACGTGAGCCACATTCCTGATGTCCGTGCCGGTGATGAAGTGCTGCTCTTCGGCAGCCCCGAACTGCCCGCCGACGAAATCGCCGCGCACCTCGGCACCATCAATTACGAAGTTGTGTGCATGGTGGGCAAACGTGTGCCCAGGGTGTACGTTGAATAA
- a CDS encoding Fe-S-containing hydro-lyase has translation MADQDARRIRAPFDDVTARSLQAGDRVLITGTLLAARDAAHKRMVESLAKGEPLPVDLKGAVVYYLGPSPARPGQVIGAAGPTTSGRMDAYTPQLLELGLKGMIGKGYRSEAVAEAIGRFGAPYLAAIGGAGALVARSIKKYTVLAYADLGPEALAALEVKDFPAIVVMDAHGGNYYEMGQQPYRRV, from the coding sequence ATGGCAGATCAGGACGCCAGGCGCATTCGCGCTCCTTTTGATGACGTCACAGCGCGCTCGCTGCAGGCGGGGGACAGGGTGCTTATTACAGGCACGCTGCTGGCCGCGCGCGACGCCGCGCACAAGCGCATGGTTGAAAGCCTGGCAAAGGGCGAACCCTTGCCCGTGGATCTGAAGGGGGCGGTGGTCTACTATCTGGGGCCAAGCCCGGCGCGGCCGGGGCAGGTCATCGGCGCAGCCGGGCCGACCACGTCCGGCCGCATGGACGCCTATACGCCGCAACTGCTGGAGTTGGGCCTCAAGGGCATGATAGGCAAGGGGTACCGCAGCGAAGCAGTGGCGGAAGCCATAGGGCGTTTTGGCGCGCCCTATCTGGCGGCCATTGGCGGCGCAGGGGCGCTGGTGGCACGCAGCATCAAAAAATACACGGTGCTGGCCTATGCCGATCTGGGGCCGGAAGCCCTGGCCGCCCTTGAGGTGAAGGATTTTCCCGCCATTGTGGTTATGGATGCGCACGGCGGCAATTACTATGAAATGGGCCAACAACCGTACCGACGTGTATAG